A single genomic interval of Halichondria panicea chromosome 2, odHalPani1.1, whole genome shotgun sequence harbors:
- the LOC135331891 gene encoding transcription factor unc-3-like: MEDMMKQQTDCYPPHYTIPRRGKAKPPGGVLVGDVTDQHKSFYKRADPHHNLSMVHFEKQPPDNTRKTFFHFVISLFDQNHQAVEVLKASFKDFCDTTENGQEYRNGLIYKLYVSYSDGVQKEEELHIRLIDSSTKQLIPYEGTCKSPDFRRVLLTHEVICSRCLEHRSCGNKKETPSDPILIDRYRLKFFVKCNQNCLKNAGNPKDSRRRFEVAVYIPPNSDTPIGCSDAMFVHNNCKHGQKANPVREAMVGDGKPYIISVHPHEGCMTGGSSVCIIGMNFYEGTEVVFGTLPAASELISPCAIAVKTPPSPRSGEVDITLVYQGSQYCIKKFVYLAPDEAHFEHNFARLERLLRNPEEPDDIPKDNLLKRAADALETFYSLPWPNYSGGGDAGPLTHGNQPVGSGQYFFSFPTTQADAKIEHMSSIHKPKPVTPGGVYPVAKVAHMPQGMYGYPSSSGDMNGFMANNMGEHHESNRNNNNSNIGFGHPMVAAGWHGNPIHLIPPSPPTAPVQASGYHLGQLPGTTTTSSLQHLAHIPAQSYYIGANTPCNAGQHQASFQSRQHLQGLAYGQVVAAGGSPQDYTSPLATTTTSALTSYNVGYGHLTTTSSYTQPAGNLSLMPPSVAPPHLLIPHQLPMTRTL; the protein is encoded by the exons ATGGAAGATATGATGAAGCAACAAACAGACTGCTACCCACCCCATTATACGATTCCTAGAAGAGGGAAAGCTAAG CCGCCAGGTGGAGTGCTAGTGGGGGATGTCACTGACCAGCATAAGTCCTTCTACAAGAG AGCTGACCCTCACCATAACCTGTCCATGGTACACTTTGAGAAGCAGCCACCAGACAACACGCGGAAGACTTTCTTTCATTTTGTTATCTCCCTCTTTGACCAGAACCATCAAGCAGTGGAAGTCCTGAAAGCGTCTTTCAAGGACTTCTGTGACACCACTGAA AACGGGCAAGAGTACAGAAATGGTCTAATTTACAAGCTCTACGTAAGCTACAGCGACG GTGTCCAAAAAGAAGAAGAGTTACATATTCGTCTGATCGATTCAAGCACCAAACag CTCATCCCCTACGAAGGAACGTGCAAGAGCCCAGACTTCAGGCGAGTGCTCCTGACTCATGAAGTCATCTGCAGTCGCTGTCTCGAGCATCGATCTtgtggaaacaagaaagaaACACCCTCTGATCCGATATTGATTGACAG GTATAGGCTGAAGTTTTTTGTCAAGTGTAATCAAAATTGTCTCAAAAATGCTGGTAATCCTAAAGATTCTCGGAGACGCTTTGAG GTGGCTGTATATATTCCACCGAACAGTGACACTCCCATCGGCTGTTCTGACGCCATGTTTGTTCACAACAATTGTAAACACGGACAGAAGGCGAACCCAGTGAGAGAAGCTATGGTGGGAGATG GGAAGCCGTACATCATCTCAGTGCACCCCCACGAAGGCTGTATGACGGGGGGGTCAAGCGTGTGCATCATTGGAATGAACTTCTACGAGGGAACTGAAGTAGTGTTCGGGACACTGCCAGCTGCCTCAGAG CTCATCAGCCCGTGCGCCATTGCTGTGAAGACTCCTCCCAGTCCTAGGTCAGGAGAGGTAGACATCACACTTGTCTATCAGGGATCGCAATACTGCATAAAGAAATTTGTCTATCTAG ctcctGATGAGGCTCATTTCGAACACAATTTTGCAAGGCTGGAAAGATTGCTACGAAATCCTGAAGAGCCTGATGACATTCCAAAG GATAACCTTCTCAAGCGAGCAGCTGATGCCTTGGAAACCTTCTATTCCCTCCCATGGCCTAACTacagtggtggtggtgatgcAGGCCCCCTCACACATGGCAACCAGCCAGTGGGAAGTGGACAATACTTCTTCAGTTTCCCCACGACCCAAGCAGACGCAAAAATTGAGCATATGTCGAGTATCCACAAGCCCAAACCAGTCACCCCTGGAGGAGTGTATCCGGTCGCTAAAGTAGCTCATATGCCTCAGGGGATGTATGGTTACCCATCCAGCAGTGGAGACATGAATGGATTCATGGCGAACAATATGGGCGAACACCACGAGAGCAACAGAAACAACAATAATAGCAATATTGGATTTGGCCATCCCATGGTAGCGGCCGGTTGGCATGGAAACCCGATCCACCTCATTCCTCCCTCCCCTCCAACAG CTCCTGTACAAGCCAGCGGTTATCATCTCGGACAACTACCTGGCACCACGACAACATCTTCATTGCAACACTTGGCACATATACCAGCGCAATCTTATTATATCGGAGCAAACACTCCGTGCAATGCAGGACAACATCAAGCCTCCTTCCAGTCACGACAACACCTACAGGGACTGGCGTATGGACAAGTAGTGGCAGCTGGTGGATCGCCCCAAGATTATACCTCACCGTTGGCGACGACAACCACAAGTGCTCTCACCAGCTACAATGTTGGCTATGGACATTTAACCACCACCTCTTCCTACACACAGCCAGCTGGGAATCTATCGTTAATGCCGCCTTCTGTAGCTCCACCACATCTCCTGATTCCTCACCAGCTACCAATGACGAGAACACTATAG
- the LOC135331876 gene encoding T-box transcription factor TBX5-like has product MAALWPANQPDPDIGSVTIPETGTVLTNYTNTAESVATNGTKVILHGRDLWLKFHKCTTEMLITKAGRRMFPVVKCSVAGLNPTDKYVIAMDFIPVGDNRYAFHDCEWVISGKAEPMESEKGRLYIHPDSPATGAVWQKQLITFQECKITNHHLDQLNYIILNSMHKYQPRIHIIKEFASENFSTHLFPETQFMSVTAYQNQQITQLKITYNPFARGFRSIRDSEVCGSSRQLSSTSSPPPFDSPGFVDPSQSTMWQEMTFPQQPTMLGPHQQALIYGLTAYQPVASSLALANTRYTSPGPLPLTPNGPGGSTVFNFSPAKPMRSVLQGNKGGKTSDGLLHPAAGGGATIHYQQTMLADLTTMSEVVTTSVPFVSTALQSMADMPVKKKRRGSPERKLF; this is encoded by the exons ATGGCAGCTCTGTGGCCGGCCAATCAGCCTGACCCAG ATATTGGAAGCGTAACAATACCTGAGACTGGAACCGTATTAACGAACTACACCAATACGGCAGAGTCTGTGGCCACTAACGGTACAAAGGTCATTCTCCACGGCCGAGACTTGTGGTTAAAGTTTCACAAGTGCACCACAGAAATGTTAATAACCAAAGCAGGAAG GCGAATGTTTCCGGTGGTGAAATGCAGTGTAGCTGGACTTAACCCCACTGATAAGTACGTAATAGCGATGGACTTTATACCAGTTGGAGATAATCGATATGCGTTTCACGATTGTGAGTGGGTTATATCGGGTAAGGCGGAGCCTATGGAGAGTGAGAAGGGGCGGTTGTACATTCACCCGGACAGCCCAGCAACAGGCGCTGTTTGGCAGAAACAGTTGATCACATTTCAGGAGTGTAAGATTACAAACCATCATCTCGACCAACTTAATTAT ATCATTTTAAACTCTATGCACAAGTACCAACCTCGTATCCACATCATTAAAGAATTCGCCAGCGAGAATTTTAGTACGCATCTCTTCCCGGAGACACAATTCATGTCCGTCACAGCCTACCAGAACCAACAG ATCACTCAACTCAAGATCACCTACAATCCTTTTGCCAGGGGATTCAGATCAATCAGAGACTCAGAAGTGTGTGGATCTTCAAGACA GCTGAGCTCCACCTCCAGCCCACCCCCCTTTGATTCACCAGGCTTTGTCGATCCTTCACAATCAACCATGTGGCAGGAGATGACCTTTCCTCAACAACCGACAATGCTAG GTCCTCACCAACAAGCTCTCATCTACGGCCTCACAGCCTACCAACCTGTTGCTAGCAGTCTCGCTCTAGCCAACACAAGATACACTTCCCCTGGGCCACTGCCACTCACTCCCAATGGTCCTGGAGGCTCAACGGTGTTTAACTTTTCGCCAGCTAAACCGATGCGCTCAGTGTTGCAAGGTAACAAGGGTGGTAAGACCAGCGACGGTCTCCTTCATCCTGCAGCGGGAGGAGGAGCAACAATCCACTATCAGCAAACTATGCTTGCAG ACTTGACTACCATGTCAGAGGTTGTCACTACTTCTGTTCCCTTTGTCTCCACTGCACTACAATCTATGGCAGACATGCCTGTCAAAAAGAAACGAAGAGGCTCCCCCGAAAGAAAACTATTTTGA
- the LOC135331307 gene encoding translational regulator orb2-like: MLRSVPPGPRSRAPHSASTSGNFNPNCHFYLQAPGASIPPAHRIRSTSLSEASFNPWSPSDSNPPIPATTHASLWAYPASSMWSNNNIQKQRTRSICFEKTCRYLRSMETNDMVEDALFREEGKLQPLTPDTDKDSGTCSPYGILDWADPHKTRRPTTVDCTVPDATCFGCKQQPPTYSLRQFLLAGKFTSLLNCNHIYSRKVFVGGLPPDYLDDQVIKSIFARFGSLSVDWPHKLHTKSCVPPRGYAFLLFKDESSVHKLLFSCSSESNKYFIYIPTNTMTKKKVQIRPWCLPDGICVKEPSHNIDLRKAVFIGGVPRPLKAVELAQIMRDKYGSVMLVAIVCDTDLKYPKGAACVVFSSHASYIAAVSARFMQLNYASMDKKIEIQPYVLEGQMCDECHGVQCNKKPAPFYCASLNCLQYYCEYCWATIHSMPGKQNHRPLQKNLTKLPSAENVN, translated from the exons ATGTTACGATCAGTTCCCCCAGGGCCTAGATCTAGAGCTCCACACAGTGCTAGTACGAGTGGTAATTTCAACCCTAACTGTCACTTTTACCTTCAAGCCCCGGGAGCCAGCATTCCTCCAGCCCACAGAATTAGAAGTACTTCTCTCTCTGAAGCAAGCTTCAATCCATGGTCTCCATCAGACAGCAACCCACCCATTCCTGCCACAACTCATGCATCCTTGTGGGCCTACCCTGCATCAAGCATGTGGtcaaataataatattcagaAGCAGCGAACTCGATCCATCTGTTTTGAGAAGACGTGTCGTTACCTCCGATCGATGGAAACCAACGATATGGTGGAGGATGCACTGTTTAGAGAAGAGGGAAAG CTGCAGCCGCTCACTCCAGACACAGACAAAGACAGTGGTACCTGTAGTCCATACGGAATACTGGACTGGGCTGACCCACACAAGACTCGACGGCCCACCACTGTAGACTGTACTGTGCCGGATGCAACCTGTTTCG GTTGTAAGCAGCAACCCCCCACTTACTCTCTCAGACAGTTCCTATTAGCTGGCAAATTCACTAGCCTCCTAAACTGCAATCACATTTACTCTCGCAAGGTCTTTGTCGGTGGACTACCTCCGGACTACCTGGATGACC AAGTCATCAAGAGCATCTTTGCTCGTTTTGGATCTCTCTCTGTGGACTGGCCGCACAAACTTCACACCAAGTCCTGTGTGCCCCCTAGAG GCTACGCTTTCCTTCTGTTCAAAGATGAGTCTTCAGTACACAAGCTCCTTTTCTCCTGCTCCTCTGAGAGCAACAAGTACTTTATCTACATTCCCACTAACACAATGACCAAGAAGAAG GTTCAGATAAGGCCATGGTGTTTGCCTGATGGTATATGTGTCAAGGAGCCCTCGCATAATATTGATCTTCGCAAAGCTGTGTTCATAGGCGGAGTCCCTCGACCTCTCAAAGCTGTTGAACTGGCTCAGATCATGAGGGACAAGTATGGTAGCGTTATGCTGGTAGCCATTGTCTGTGACACTGACCTAAAATATCCTAAAG GTGCTGCCTGTGTTGTGTTCTCCTCTCATGCCAGCTACATAGCAGCTGTGTCTGCCCGGTTTATGCAGCTCAATTATGCCAGCATGGACAAGAAG ATTGAGATCCAACCATACGTTCTGGAGGGCCAGATGTGCGATGAGTGTCACGGTGTGCAGTGTAACAAAAAGCCTGCTCCTTTCTACTGTGCCAGTCTAAACTGCTTGCAGTATTACTGTGAATACTGCTGGGCCACCATCCACTCCATGCCGGGAAAACAGAATCACCGACCATTGCAGAAAAACTTAACAAAACTCCCTTCTGCTGAGAATGTTAATTGA